The following DNA comes from Paraburkholderia phytofirmans PsJN.
CCATATGGAAATGCGGATCGACGAACGGCGGCGTGACGAGTGAGCCCGCGGCGTCGATTTCCTCGTGCGCGTTGGCGGCCAGATTCGGTTCGACCGCAACGATGCGGCCCGCTTCAATGCCGATGTCGACCGGCTCTTTATGTTGCGGCGCGGCGCCTGGCGGCAGCATCGCGCGGCGGATGATCAGATCCATCTATCGCTCCCTTTGACCCCGTCCTGATTGATTACGATTCTATCGGCGTCAGAAAGCGCGTGGCGGCGAATTTGTTCGACGTTTTTTCATCCGGGCGTACCGGCGAGCGGCGCGCGATCCGTACCGGCAGTGCATCGCGCCGCCCGCCTATACTCGCCGGACAGACGGTCGATGCCGCGCCGTCATCCACTCACGGAGCAAGCACATGAAAACGATCGGCGTGATCGGCGGGATGAGCTGGGAATCGTCCACCGAGTACTACAAGCTTCTCAACCGCCACGCCAAGGCGCGGCTCGGCGGTCACCACAACGCGCGCAGTCTGATGCTCACCCTCGACTTCGCGCCGATCGAAGCGAACCAGCGCGCGGGCGACTGGACCGCGCTCGGCCAGCAGATGGCCGACGCCGCGCGCCAACTCGAACGCGGCGGCGCCGATCTGGTGATGCTGGCGACCAATACGATGCATCGCGTGTATGAATCGATCGAAGCGGCGATCGACGTGCCCTTCCTACATATCGCCGATCCTACCGGCAGCGCGCTGCGGGCGGCAGGGATCGAGCGGGTGGGCTTGCTGGGCACGCGCTATACGATGGAGCAAACTTTCTACACGGGACGTCTGCGCGAGCGCTACGGCCTGGAGACGGTGATTCCCGACGAAGCCGAGCGCGCGGACGTGCATCGCATCATTTATGACGAGCTATGCCACGGCAACGTGAACGACGCTTCGCGCGCGGTGTATCAGCGTGTGATCGAAGCGCTGGCCGCGCGCGGCGCGCAGGCGGTGATTCTCGGCTGCACGGAGATTACTTTGCTGATCAAGGCGGAAGATTCTGCGTTGCCTGTGTTCGATACGACTGCGTTGCATGCGCAGGCGGCGGTGGAATGGGCGATTGATGGGGAGTGAGGTGGAGGCGCGGGAGTAATAGGCAATGCGGCTTCGAAACTGGGCGGGGCTTCGTCAGTATCGAGTTGGACTCAGCGTACTTCGATAACGCGTGCGAGCGCATCAACGAAGTTCACCGCCAAGGCGCGCTATTCGATCACGCCGACACGGCGCAGGAACAACGGCGGCTGGCGATTTAGTGAGGCGACGCTGAAGGCAGGAAGGCAACGTTGGCATTAGTCGCTTTGACAGCAAGGCTGAGGCGTTCAGGGTTTTTTGTTCGGAATCGAACAGTGTGCCCGTATTCATCGGTTACGCCTTTTGCCGTTATCCCGGATGGGAACGTTACCCGGTAGGCAATTTGCGCTAACGGCTTACCTTCTGAGTCGGCAATTGTGTATTGCATTGAATTCGGGAATTTCTTAGATAGGTCCGAATCCGTCGGATTGCTCCCTGTATTTGCGTCGGCCGTCTCCGGTACTTGCGCTGCAACGTGGTGCGCGGCAATCGTGGCGCTCACCACGAACAACGCCAATATAAGATGTTTCAATTTCAAGTTTCCTCGTGGATCGAAAAGCCCCGCCGAAGCGGGGCTGATAATCACTGGGGCGCAGGTAGTCTAACGGACTATCGAGATTGGACCTCTCGCGTAACGCCAATACCCAACCGTCCCCTGTCTTCGCAATCACCTAGCCGACGGTGACCTAAAAGGAGTTTCAACGATTGAACATTATTAGCTTCATAGAACATCGTGTACCCGCTAGCGTCTGTTTCTCCTATTGCGGCCACGCCGGATGGGTAGCAAACTGTGTAATAAACCCTAGCACACGGGCCATTTCTACACGCTAATAGAAAACGTACAAATGAACGGTCTGAATTCGCTTTCCCCGATGTGATTGTGGTCGGCGAATCATGTTTTGCGTCGACCGTCTCCGGTCTTTGCGCTGCAACGTGGTGCGCGGCGATCGTGGCGCTCACAACGAACAACGTCAATATAAACCGTTTAATTTTCAAGCTCCCTCACGGATCGATAAAGCCCCGCCGAAGCGGAACTTACGAGGCTGATCCTTGCCCTGCGCAACCTTTGCCAATCGACTAATAGCTATACTGGTCGACTTTCACCTCAATAGTTGTGTACTCAGGGCCAAGTAGTTGTAGAAGTTCGGTGCGTCCCTGATTGTCCGTCATACCTATATATTTATGTGCGCTCGTCGCGATTTGATAGCAAACCCCCGCGCG
Coding sequences within:
- a CDS encoding aspartate/glutamate racemase family protein encodes the protein MKTIGVIGGMSWESSTEYYKLLNRHAKARLGGHHNARSLMLTLDFAPIEANQRAGDWTALGQQMADAARQLERGGADLVMLATNTMHRVYESIEAAIDVPFLHIADPTGSALRAAGIERVGLLGTRYTMEQTFYTGRLRERYGLETVIPDEAERADVHRIIYDELCHGNVNDASRAVYQRVIEALAARGAQAVILGCTEITLLIKAEDSALPVFDTTALHAQAAVEWAIDGE